The DNA region actaacaatacatcaaagccaatcttgttactaatctttgacatgcccaagactgttataaaaaataaaaaaaaaatccagccacaattacttttatattgaaaataagtcattttgtgttttttcccccaaatcagtgacataatttatgaacttggctattatagagttaaaatcttgaattttttttttttttaaatttggtagttttgatcaggactgaagttgattaacagatttatgcaaaaaaaattgaaaaaaaatatatgaatctgatacatttttacagcagtttaattgagtggatgttttcacccgaacataacgaaagggtagtgaatttgaacaatgcacaagggttaatttTATGCTTTCACATTTGTTTATGGTCTAAAAAAAGGGTTgtaaaaattctgaaaatcttttagtttagaaaataacatattacacattaatgaatacagtatacataatttttttaataaaccatgagggcaaaaattaattttaaatgatcaaataaataaataaaataattcaataatcatAATCAAGGTGAAGTGTTCAATTAattgaggttttgattttaggtcaTATTGTCCAGCCCTATCTCTGCTATTTTATCATGGTTCATTTGTATGTGCTTTCacagttctgtgtgtgtgttttaatgagttactaaaaataaaacattttaattttatttcagagtATATTGAAGTAAATGAGGAGAATGAAGAACTGAGTGAAGTTGAGGAGAGAAATCATATTAAAACTGGAGAAAACCCTTCAAGTTGCTCTCAAAGAAACAAATTGTCAagaaaaaaatgtcttgatgttCACATGAAACTGCAcacttgtgatcagtgcgggaagaatTACACACGAAAAGAACACCTTAGAgcacacatgagagttcacactggagagaaaccgtttaattgtgatcagtgcgggaagagtttcacacgAAAAGGACTACTTACAgcacacatgagagttcacactggagagaaaccattcacttgtgatcagtgcgggaagtgTTTCTCACAATTATCACATCTTAATGCACACACAAATGTTCACACTAGAGAGAAACTGTACGCATGTGatcaatgtgacaaaatgtttttGAGGGCTTCACACCTGAAGCAGCACCTGAGAGTTCATACAAAAGAGAAAccacattcatgtcatttgtgtggaaagagtttttcacgTCTACAACATTTGAAAGGGcatcagaaaatacatactggtgtgagagagtacatgtgctttgagtgtgaaaagacttttactTCAGCGAGCAGTTTAAAActgcatgagaggatccacactggagagaaaccttacaagtgttcacactgtgaccagAGCTTCAgttattcatcaagtctgaaaacacatgagagaacccacactggagagaaaccttacaagtgttcatacTGTGAacagagattcagtcagtcaggagttctgaaaacacatgagaggattcacactggagagaaaccgtatcacTGCACTGAATGTGGGAAGTGTTTCAGTAATGCATCTTCTCTACACAGTCATACAAAAAACATTCACAGTAAGTAGGTCATCTCCAGATTTGATGCTGCCTCCCAGTACCGCCACTCCCTATTCGCAGAGTACGCAAAgaaaaactcctttctgatattgctccactattttacgccgcagcattgggggaattggtgatcctctgcccatcttgacttctgagagacactgccactctgagaggctctttttatacacaatcatgttgccaattgacctaagttgcaaattggtcctccagccgttcattatatgtacatttaacttctcctgcctcttattgctacctgtcccaactttttgggaatgtGTTGCTctcataaaatccaaaatgagccaatagttggcatgacatttcaaaatctcTCTTTCAACATtagatgttatctatattctattgtgaatcaaatataagtttatgagatttgtaaattctTCATTCCttatttactcacaatttgtacagtgtcccaactcttTTTAAATCGGGTTTGTAGATGCAGGATATACTGTCATGTTGATTTGTAATTGATCTGATTTGCTTCTCTTGTAAAAAAGGatctaaatgtattaaatgggCCCTTCtttcattaaagtaaaaaaagaaatactgtTAAAGAACCTGCCTGATGTGCAGTATCATAAGAATAGTAATACTGTTTAAACCTTATTAACACTAGAACTGCCACGGGGTCAATATTACCCGTGgctgtttttcaaatgtacatAGCAGATTTAAAAAAAGTCTCCCAGTCATTGACTTTTACTAAAATGATGAAATTAACAATTCAatgttgtttaaaattatttcGATAAAACCAGATAAAAAAACAGGGCATTTCTACCTATAAGCGCCAATGGGTCAAATTTACTTATGTTTTAACATTGTACATTTCTAGGCAACGCCTTTCACTCACTTAATTTGAAGTTATCAGATtcataaattaagtaaaaatgacTAAAAGTTATCAGATtcataaattaagtaaaaatgtcCTGGTTCAGCTTAGCATCTGACTGCGCATCCGACAGTGATCCATATATCATATTTACATGTTTTAGCTTAACATTAGTATACTCTAATTGGTTAATCtttggtttaattattttttgtcttgCCATATCGTTTATTGTTTGCTACTGTGCTGATATTCTAGTCTGGCCgtttgctgaagaaaaaaaaatcccatctatatgatgtaatgaataaaactttgttttttattaCCCAAGTTTAATGGAGTTGCTCTCTTATTCAAACTATTCAATGATATAACTTTTATTATTCAAACTATAAATGatataactaaacaaataaaaaaatatatttagctgTGAGCTTGAATTGTTCCTCGCATAATCGTGTGCAGTGTGTTGAAATATTATTGCTTATTATTGACTATAGGCTATATTAGTAACTTAAATAGCAAAGGTtatcttaatatatttattaatgacaTTGTATAATAATGTACCACCCAAATATGTAGGCTAGCCTACTACCTTCTATTTACCGCTGTCAGTGCAGGGCTTTTTTTTCACCTTAGGCTACTTACTATTATGGATTCATGCGCCTGCATTAAAAAGTCTTGAACATTTATAAACAACAGGATAAAAATAAAGTTGATAGCTAGACATAATCATTTCATGACTCTAGACACTTCTTTGTGAAGACAGTGgcataatacagtaaaatatgttCTTTAGCCATATAAATACAGTTGTAGTGTACGTGGGTAAAATTTTTACTGAACAACGTTGTTATCGGAGGAGAAGcagcgctgatcaaacgcttcaggacgcgcagacggggagaGCGAGCGGGAGCGcgcgtcagactcaggaagcgcggatttcgaacgctgttgcctagcatccatctggcaaaacaaaccggacgaactccttctgaaCAGGCTGCATTGTCAAAGTAGCAAAGTTTAACTACAGCTACTTCCCACTTACcctctaaaacaaaacatttatccaaCAGCCTTAAGACTAAATTTGCATATTCATTAACCagatttaacaaatcattaaagaAAACCACTGTTATTGCATTCCTGACATATGTCAGACCTTCAGTCACCTCACAGATACCAAATACAGACATTGCTTATAACCTAAATCCCAGTAAAGATACCCTTACTTTATGAAAATCTATCATTTTCCCAATCAATGGTGCAATTAGGGGGATTGAATATCCCTTTCACTCCAAACTTggtgttaaaaacacaaaaataaacaaaccaaaaataagtAAGATCAATATTGAgccatctataaaaataaaaataatcataatcattatttCCTCGAAAACCTAGAGCAGTTCCTAGTTTATTACTTAATAGCCCTTTTATTAAGttttcccttatgaaaattaaccatgattttactacaaataaaaccaaaaaaccatggttactatagttaaaccatggtaaccacaaattaaccatggttttgctaaattaaccatagtttaaccatggtatttgtagtaaatctgtggttatacaaatggtagtcaacacgccaaaaaaccatggattactacagttttactataataaaaccatggttatttttcgtaagggttacTTTTACAACAAATCCATTTGCAGTCATCATAGTTCACATGCTGTTTAAACATACATGAACCATAAACCTAAACTTGTCATTGTTAACAACATttggtcaaaattacattttaagtatcgAAGTGTCTAACTTCAAAAATACAACTGACCTGTCCACTTATTgtcatgcatgtatttttataccatgacattactgttaatcatactcattgccttattattattattattacttatttattattattttttttttatgcaaatcttgtcaattatCATACCATATTACTGTACTCAGACTATATTAACGACACATTCAGAAGCAAATCCTCAATACCTCGTATAAAGTCAGTTTAGTTCTCACTGTTTTGTCAGTTAGAAATGCTTACAGGTCAGCTACCTGATCAATGTCTTAAAAACCCTTCGTTCATGTTTGTCATTTGGCAgtgatatttatttactcaaaattattataaactgAAAAAGAGCAGACAGATTTCCCAATACTATTACTAAATGAACAATACTATTACTTAGTTCTAAACGGCTAAATATTGATTAAAGAGACATCCTCAGTTTCTGTAAATCTGTATTGAAACAGTATACATTATCAAAAAGCCCTATCAGTGTTCACAATATTAATCTGATTTGACTTGACAGGTGTTCATAAGCAGCTCCATAGAGCCTATTACAATTGAGTGTTTAAACATAAGTTTTTTGCTGTGCTATTTCAATTAATTCAAACCTATGGTATTCCTCCATTAAGGGGCTATCCCAGGAGAACCACACGTTTTTGTTCAACTTATCTCTGTTCTACATAAACCAAACGATTGCGTCATTCAGACCTTGAGGACCCACAAAGCCTTACGGCTGCATTTTGCTTTTACCCTATGTCACATAAACAGGATTCACGCCTTTGTTTTCCCACCAGGCTTCTTTATGTGAGGGTGCTCTCTGGATAATTTGGTTCGTGACTTAGCCAATCTGTCACTGTTTTTCTGCCGTCAAGTCTAAAATATTTACCTTTACCATTCAAACAACAAAGTGTTAACTTGTTAAAATTTAGACCCTCATTTAAATTTAGGCATGGATTTTAAACCCATTTTAGACGGCAatcttaaatttcacaaatccaatcatataaacactgttaaacatattaatccagagagtgatttaaatcagcattataaaagacaaaacaagtcATTATTACCAGTAGCAGACAGAGCTGGATAACCAATCCACTTAAAGCTCGTCCCATGTTCGACATTGTCTTTTCATTAGCTTCCCTCAGAATTACTCTTACTTAACAGGCCGATAAGagaagcactctctctctctcttacatgcaaaatattatttttatttttgccatttttcacCAAACTTTAGACTATAATATCAAATTCATTACAACATATAACCCTTAATTGTTCAAAAAGGTTACAAATGTCAGTCTCTATATCCTAATCTCAGTTTAGACTGTGATACATAATGCTATgagcatttctttaaaattatttttaccttacatgCTTAATTCCATTAACCTTTGTTATCTAACCCATCTCTTGATTCGGCAAAAGCAGTCCTCATTTTTAGCCACCACCATATCTTGTAATCATCTTATGCCATGCCTAATGACCTGCATGAGTAAAGACTAGGATATAGACATATTAGTTCAATATCATCTCAGCCTCATAAGAAATTTTGTCTCAAAATAATGGCTGTCATCACATGGTCTCAGATGGTTCTTGACAGCCCATTGCCATTAACTCTTTATAAATAAGCGTCTTTTCCTCAGGGTCTGATCCGCTGGCATAGTTGCATCAAGTTGTGGACGCTTGTCACAACAAGCAATCAAGGAAAGCGGTTGCTGGTGATCAGGTCTGGAGGAGCTCACATTTTTGAGGCAGATTGCTGTACTTCCTACAGTTCCCCTCTTAATGATGCTCTAGGCCTATCAAGCATCCGCTCAACTCCACTACCATCTCACATATAACACCTCCCTTCTGGGCAGGTGCCCAGTGGCGGTGTCCCCCTGCCTTAGGTTGTCCCCTATTGGCCAGAAGAGAATCTTACCCGTCATTGAGAAATCACCTCATGCACACTGGTAACCACTCTTTCCCGTTGCAACATCCTCGAAAGTCTTCTTCCAGAATCCAGTATTTCCTGCAGCTTAGGAAAGGTGCACTCAAGAACCATGAGAGCCATTGACAGCACCTACTAGTGTTAAAACATTGAGACAGGttaatcaaactaatatttaatcgCTAAAATCAATTGGATACCTCCAAACTATCATGCTGAGATTACtcagtgaatttatttttcacacccgtccattcattgtaattttctgttgcttctgtagctgcagccatcaggccctgtatgatggtggagactaaaaataagacagataagttactggtcatagaacaaatagcaatacaactgtttaactattcaaaattattacatctatagctcagggtctgtattatgattttaaagacctcatgtctcttcaacaattgctcctaaattgttattcattatttttataatctcttatttcttaaatgcattgggcAGTTGAACATTTAACTACCAATTGCCCTCTTAATGCATTAAATCTGAACTCTTTTTATCATGTCCTTTAGCATCTCAGTGCCTATGATTTGACTGAAAACACTGTGCTGTACTATAAATAGCTTATCACTTAAACACAGGCTCAGATAACGTCATTTTAGCTTactttgaatgagagagagaactcAAGGGATTCAGGACTCGtaacaatgcattttcattcatttttaacataatttcatcGTACTATCATTTTACTCTAGCCCAATTTAAAACCTGTCAGAAATTATACgcattttcaaataaacatctttatatttgtatttttactttatcTTCGCAACTCAAAGGTTTCTCAAAGTTTTTTGCAGTCATTGTCATTACTTTTACATcaacttgtatttattcattcacttaattCTGGCCATGGCTTCGTAATTTCAACATTGGTTTTAAATCTGTCAGAGGTTATCTGACCCAGGTATATTACTTCGGGTCTTGCTAGCATGCTTTCTTCAAAGTTACTTTGAAACCCCCATTTATGTTACTTGTTTACAACTTTATCATCTCATAAACGaacaataatttaattttctcttctcttctcttcttttatttttttttatttttttattttttttatgatgctgcGTGGCTACAATTTTGCAATCCAACAATAAAATTACTCTTTTGGCCAAATATtagtaaatatagatttaaatgataactacaaaatattatcatataagagtgtcactaaattaatttcagacattttgatgaccaaggagagggagtggtcatctgaaacatccaatcatttggtatctctgaaaagccctgaatgtgctctgtacaggacatccaaACCTTAAACTGTGGCATGAAgagtctcagagaaattcaccaaaatataatgtcctcatatgaggatgCAGGGTCTTAAGAGgttaaagcctttttttttaaaacaccaaGTGTTTATCAAAGTGCtgtacacaaaaataataaaaatatcaatgaTACAACAGTCAACAACGTGTAGGAAGACAATAAGAAATCATAAGGACAATAAAAGGAAACAGCTCTCATGTCAAGTGCCAGGCTATATAAATGAGTCTTTAGGcaagatttaaaaacagcaagtgtttttaatttaaaaaatttaaattgcataaaaTTGGGTAAAATAGCAGTTTTGGCATTTGGCATAAAATTTCTGATTAAAGTCACATTGTGTTAAACtgtcaaaataacaataaaaaataattttaaaagaaaatatttgtgtACTATCTACACATGTAATCAACCTTTGGGACTGACTGTGTTTGCACTTGTCTTCTTGCTAAACTGAATTAGTAGCCCATTTTCAGCCCATGTGCTCACTTCCCATTAGTGAACCAACTAGGTCCCACATGGGGAGCCCACCTGGGTTTGCCCATGTGGGCCCTACTTAGTTTACCCAAGTGGGCCCCAGATAGGATGCCCATCTTGAGCCCATGCCCACTCTGTACCCCTGTAGCCCATTTGTAACCCATATGGGCCCCACATATACGTGTTGGCTGAGATATTTCCTTGCATATTTGAAGTATGCTTGAACTTTTCATCATTCAAAGTTACACTGTTTGTAACATAGTTTGCTTTCATTTTTACATGTTTTATCTGTTTCGCTTTACAAATTGAAGCATGTTTGAGGATACTAGCAAAGACGATTTCAGTCCTGTGAAACAATCTAATGTCACTTTTTCTTTGGGCAGAGGCAGTGGACCTGAAATGtatcaaaatgagggggtttctgACTTTACATGTTGTTATGGGAGAGGGAGAGCATTAGCTAATTTGGAACTTGACCATGTGTGCACAACTGATTCAGCGATTGGTGTTTCTGTAGGTCCAGCAGCTAGCTCCACCCCAATCATACGCCCTGATACCGAACGTGTCTTTACTCCTGAGTCATTAGGAGGCATCATTTCAGATCTGGCTCAGAAAATAGGAGAGAGTATTTCAGCCAACCTTAACCTTGCGCATTAGCCCAGCCCAGCCCAGTACAGCCAAATCCACCGTGCCAGTCTCAGCACTCCAATGAGGATGTTGATAAATCTAGCCTTAAGGTGATAGTACAGCAAGATGCACCACCTCCGCCATTCTTCAGGGGAGATATGAGTGATTCATTTACTGTGCACGGGTGGGAAGATATGATGTACAGCTATTTGAACAGAACAAAATGCAGAACGCAAACTGATGTCTCTGATCTCATCCTAAGCAGATTGGCTGGCAAAGTGAGAGATATAGTTAAGGTGTCCCTGCGAAGCCGACCTGACCTGAGTACCAGTGAGCTACCAAATGCAGTGTTTGACA from Carassius carassius chromosome 1, fCarCar2.1, whole genome shotgun sequence includes:
- the LOC132144071 gene encoding zinc finger protein 239-like gives rise to the protein MPSSQVVMSISWALFIFARLCAINQRHQYIEVNEENEELSEVEERNHIKTGENPSSCSQRNKLSRKKCLDVHMKLHTCDQCGKNYTRKEHLRAHMRVHTGEKPFNCDQCGKSFTRKGLLTAHMRVHTGEKPFTCDQCGKCFSQLSHLNAHTNVHTREKLYACDQCDKMFLRASHLKQHLRVHTKEKPHSCHLCGKSFSRLQHLKGHQKIHTGVREYMCFECEKTFTSASSLKLHERIHTGEKPYKCSHCDQSFSYSSSLKTHERTHTGEKPYKCSYCEQRFSQSGVLKTHERIHTGEKPYHCTECGKCFSNASSLHSHTKNIHSK